Proteins encoded in a region of the bacterium genome:
- a CDS encoding glutaredoxin family protein has protein sequence MTIVVYGKPDCSLCEKANAILQHLRREFDFNIEHIDITADPRLFRRYREKIPVLTVDGREIAWGIVTVPTLRSAVKRLLEK, from the coding sequence GTGACGATTGTCGTCTACGGAAAGCCGGATTGTTCCCTCTGCGAGAAGGCGAACGCCATTTTGCAACATCTCCGGCGAGAGTTCGATTTCAACATCGAGCACATCGATATCACCGCGGACCCTCGGCTCTTCCGCCGCTACCGTGAGAAGATTCCCGTGCTGACGGTGGACGGCCGGGAGATCGCCTGGGGCATCGTCACGGTTCCGACCTTACGGTCTGCCGTGAAGCGCTTGCTGGAAAAATAA
- a CDS encoding carbohydrate ABC transporter permease, with amino-acid sequence MPFYVLVVTSMKSFAEVSLARMWALPSGLYFSSFVQAWQGNPAHGQRGLAANFLNSVELTVPATILSAWLGSMNGYVLAKVRFRGADVVFPAILFGMFIPYQSVLIPLVQTLQRIGLYGTLQGLIFVHVVYGIPITTLIFRNYYATVPNELVEAGTMDGAGLWGIYQRIMIPLSPPAFVVAAIWQFTSIWNDFLFGVTVTSQPDVQPITVALNNLAGSFVVEWNVQMGGALLAALPTLLVYVFLGRYFIRGLMAGSLKG; translated from the coding sequence TTGCCCTTCTATGTGCTGGTCGTCACGTCGATGAAGAGTTTTGCCGAGGTCAGCCTCGCACGGATGTGGGCGCTCCCGTCCGGCCTCTATTTCTCGAGTTTTGTCCAGGCCTGGCAGGGCAATCCCGCTCACGGCCAGCGTGGCCTAGCCGCCAACTTCCTGAACAGCGTCGAGCTCACGGTACCCGCGACCATCCTGTCGGCGTGGCTCGGATCCATGAACGGGTATGTGCTCGCGAAGGTGCGGTTCCGCGGCGCCGACGTCGTCTTCCCGGCGATCCTGTTCGGGATGTTCATTCCGTACCAGAGCGTCCTCATCCCTCTCGTCCAAACCCTCCAACGCATCGGCCTCTATGGCACCCTCCAGGGCCTGATCTTCGTCCACGTCGTCTACGGGATCCCGATCACCACGCTTATCTTCCGCAACTACTACGCCACGGTGCCGAACGAGCTCGTCGAAGCCGGCACGATGGATGGGGCCGGGCTGTGGGGGATCTATCAGCGCATCATGATCCCGCTGTCGCCCCCGGCGTTTGTCGTCGCGGCGATCTGGCAGTTCACATCGATTTGGAACGATTTCCTCTTCGGCGTCACGGTGACCAGCCAGCCCGACGTCCAGCCGATCACGGTCGCCCTCAACAACCTCGCCGGGAGCTTCGTCGTCGAATGGAACGTGCAGATGGGCGGCGCGCTGCTGGCTGCCCTGCCGACGCTCCTCGTGTACGTCTTCCTGGGGCGCTACTTCATCCGGGGGCTGATGGCGGGATCGTTGAAGGGCTGA
- a CDS encoding RES family NAD+ phosphorylase, giving the protein MTGPLLVDHGHLVYRVIRQRWQDPLDASHSRGRTDNRWNTQAFQALYACCSERVARAVALDVFRLSGVELEDLNADVRPALVEITWSGTVVDVASADGVIAAGFPPTYPAGISVSETQHAATAWHRAGLEGIVCRSASLARFGFAEWKDPHPPWGEIAIFPQNAKHAPHRRRRRADLDWLRAEPPTAHA; this is encoded by the coding sequence ATGACCGGGCCGCTCCTCGTGGACCACGGCCATCTCGTGTACCGGGTGATCCGCCAGAGGTGGCAAGACCCCCTCGACGCATCCCACAGTCGGGGGCGCACGGACAACCGATGGAACACACAGGCGTTCCAGGCGTTGTACGCGTGCTGCAGTGAGCGCGTAGCCCGAGCGGTCGCGCTGGATGTCTTCCGGCTGTCCGGGGTGGAACTGGAAGACCTCAACGCGGATGTCCGGCCGGCGTTGGTGGAGATCACCTGGTCGGGCACGGTCGTCGATGTGGCGTCGGCGGACGGGGTGATCGCAGCCGGATTCCCCCCCACATATCCGGCGGGGATCAGCGTCAGCGAGACGCAACACGCCGCGACCGCATGGCACAGGGCCGGCTTAGAAGGCATCGTGTGCCGCAGCGCCTCGCTGGCTCGGTTTGGGTTCGCTGAGTGGAAAGATCCGCATCCACCCTGGGGAGAGATCGCGATCTTTCCGCAGAACGCCAAGCATGCGCCCCACAGGCGCCGGAGGCGCGCCGACCTCGACTGGTTGCGCGCTGAGCCGCCAACCGCACACGCCTGA
- a CDS encoding class I SAM-dependent methyltransferase: protein MCAPRADLAFYIRLAGTLRASSIVDIGCGTGLLACELAGRGHRVTAVDPSPAMLDFARHRPGGGGVSWIEGTASRLGEVQADLAIMTGHVAQVIRDDEGWQGTLGAVHRALRPGGHVAFESRNPRARAWAGWAPQGWRRSIQDATHGPIEVWSQLIEVAGAYVRFEIHYRFSSSGEELVSTGELRFRTRTELTQSLIDAGFSVEHIFGDWDGQPVSEGSPELIFQAVRGQPPRLSLRV from the coding sequence GTGTGTGCACCTCGCGCAGATTTGGCTTTCTACATCAGACTGGCAGGGACGCTACGCGCTTCGTCGATCGTCGATATTGGCTGCGGTACAGGGCTACTAGCCTGCGAGCTGGCCGGGCGCGGTCACCGCGTGACGGCGGTCGATCCATCGCCGGCCATGCTGGACTTCGCCCGCCATCGTCCGGGCGGCGGTGGGGTGAGCTGGATCGAGGGCACCGCGAGCCGGCTGGGCGAAGTACAGGCCGACTTGGCGATCATGACCGGCCACGTGGCCCAGGTGATCCGCGACGACGAGGGTTGGCAGGGGACGCTGGGCGCCGTACACCGCGCCTTGCGACCGGGGGGGCACGTGGCGTTTGAGAGCCGCAATCCGCGTGCGCGAGCATGGGCGGGGTGGGCGCCGCAGGGATGGCGCCGGAGCATCCAGGACGCTACGCATGGACCCATCGAAGTGTGGAGCCAGTTGATCGAGGTCGCGGGCGCATATGTGCGGTTTGAGATCCACTACCGGTTTTCGTCGTCTGGTGAAGAACTGGTGTCTACGGGCGAATTGCGGTTCCGTACCCGCACCGAACTCACGCAGTCGTTGATCGACGCCGGCTTCTCCGTGGAACACATCTTCGGCGACTGGGACGGTCAACCTGTCAGCGAGGGAAGCCCGGAGCTCATCTTCCAGGCGGTACGCGGTCAACCACCGAGACTATCTCTACGCGTTTGA
- a CDS encoding helix-turn-helix transcriptional regulator has product MTQVAVRKAEQALEHRLASHGQLVRLLALGSAEGVRTFVVEVSNFFTGLGTKAGVPPDQALIITGAVVYDAFPSLLCYRRGHRQAASRLLIARWRAYLGQRVSPRDLFASSCRPTSEDDVLLRVFAATVSGMLVEQAKVSRGRAILARLAGALGLSQDEMGHILGVSGETIRRWGHGKIAVPEQQLAKLDSADAALTRLQALFRPERLPEVIRRPAELFTGERAIDWIQRGRIAEVADRYEMALSYQA; this is encoded by the coding sequence GTGACGCAGGTGGCGGTCAGGAAGGCTGAGCAGGCCCTCGAGCACCGGCTCGCCAGTCATGGGCAACTCGTCCGGCTCCTTGCGCTTGGAAGCGCCGAGGGAGTCCGCACCTTCGTTGTGGAGGTGAGCAACTTCTTTACCGGCCTCGGCACGAAAGCCGGGGTTCCTCCAGATCAAGCGCTCATCATCACCGGCGCGGTCGTCTATGACGCGTTTCCATCCCTGTTGTGTTATCGGCGGGGGCACCGGCAGGCCGCGTCGCGCCTCCTCATCGCTCGGTGGCGGGCGTATCTCGGCCAACGTGTGAGCCCGCGAGACCTGTTTGCATCATCCTGCCGGCCAACATCCGAAGACGATGTCCTCCTGCGCGTCTTCGCGGCGACGGTCTCCGGCATGCTGGTGGAGCAGGCGAAGGTTTCGCGAGGGCGGGCCATCTTGGCTCGGCTGGCGGGGGCCCTGGGGCTCAGCCAGGACGAGATGGGCCATATCCTGGGGGTCTCAGGGGAAACGATCCGCCGGTGGGGTCATGGCAAGATCGCGGTCCCAGAGCAGCAGTTGGCCAAACTCGATTCGGCGGATGCGGCGCTCACACGATTGCAGGCGCTGTTCCGTCCCGAACGACTGCCCGAGGTCATCCGGAGACCGGCAGAATTGTTCACCGGTGAACGGGCTATCGATTGGATCCAGCGGGGCCGGATTGCAGAGGTGGCGGATCGGTACGAGATGGCGCTGTCTTATCAGGCATGA
- a CDS encoding VOC family protein — MAAVKLIPEGYHTVTPYLTVQGAARLIDFLKKVFDARETERFERPDGTIGHAELRIGDSVVMLGDVQGESKATSSAMYVYVNDADTIYKRALEAGATSVMEPADQFYGDRHGGVKDPAGNYWWIATHIEDVSPEELKKRAAAFMKQRSSG, encoded by the coding sequence ATGGCAGCGGTCAAGCTGATTCCGGAGGGGTATCACACGGTCACACCGTACCTGACGGTCCAGGGAGCAGCTCGATTGATCGATTTCCTAAAGAAAGTATTCGACGCCCGCGAGACGGAGCGGTTCGAGCGCCCAGACGGGACGATTGGACACGCCGAGCTACGGATCGGCGACTCGGTCGTGATGCTGGGTGATGTGCAGGGCGAATCGAAGGCGACATCGAGCGCCATGTACGTCTACGTGAATGACGCCGATACGATATACAAGCGAGCGCTCGAGGCAGGGGCCACTTCGGTGATGGAGCCCGCCGACCAGTTCTACGGTGACCGGCACGGCGGCGTAAAGGATCCCGCTGGGAACTACTGGTGGATTGCCACCCACATCGAGGATGTGTCACCCGAGGAGCTGAAGAAACGGGCGGCAGCATTCATGAAGCAGCGGTCCTCAGGCTGA